Part of the Pseudomonas abietaniphila genome is shown below.
ACTTGCGGATTCGGCGTCGCTCTTCTGGCGGGCCTTGCAGCAGGCATAGGAGGTAGCCTGCTCACTGCCGCAGGGGAGGCGATAGGGAGTATGTTCTCATCGCCCTCCGGAACGATCGTCACAGCCTCACCCAATGTTTTCGTCAACAGCAGGCAGGCGGCGCACGTTGCGCTGAGTCTGGGAGCATGCAGCAAGCATCCGGGTCCGGTTCAGGTTGCCGAAGGTTCGACCAACGTATTCATCAACGGCACGGCGGCGGCGCGTAAGGGCGACAAGATCACCTGTGGCGCGACCATCTCCAGCGGCTCGGACAACGTGCTCATTGGAGGCGGCACTCAGCGGTATCTGCCGGTTGACGATGAGATCCCCGGCTGGCTGCGCACAACGGTAGACATATTGATGGCCGTCGCCGGTGCGGCGGGCGGTATCGCTCAGCTCATCAAGGCCGGCAGTCAAGCGGGCATGAAAGCCATCATGCCGTGCGTCATGAAATTCACCGCAGGCTTCGTTGCGGGCGAAGTTGCCAGTCGCTACGTCGTCGGCCCGGCCATCGAGGGTGCGATTGGTGGGCTGACGGGTAATCCGGTTGACCTGACCACCGGACGCAAAGTTATTCCCGATGAAACCGACTTCAGTCTGCCGGGCCTGATGCCGATTGAGTGGTCGCGTTTCTATGCCAGTGACCTGACCGTCGACAGCATCCTGGGGCGCGGCTGGGTCCTGCCATGGGAACAGAGCCTTCGCAGAAGCGGGTCCTTCGTCTATCTCACCGACAATCAGGGCCGCAGCGTTCCCTTCGTTAACGTGCAGCCGGGTGAGCGGGTGTACAACCCTCACGAGCAGGTCTATCTGGTCTGCACCGAGGGCGGTCACTACCTGCTGCAAACCCTCGACAACATCTTTTTCTACTTCGGTGAGGTCCCGGACGACAACACCGCCGTGCCGTTACAGCGCATCGAAAACGCACTCGGCCATTTTCTGCATTTCACCCGCACGGTCGATGGGGTGCTCACCGACATCAGTGCTACGGGTGGCACTCGTGTGCACCTGCATTACGACAACCCGCTGGGCCGCCTGACGGATGTCAGACGCGTTGCCGACAACGAAGCCGTTGAAACCCTCGTTCAATACCGCTACGACGACAACGGTCAGCTCACTGAGGTGATCAATCGGAACGGCGATTCGATGCGCCGCTTCAGCTACGCCGAAGGCGTCATGGCCAGCCACAGCAACGCGCTCGGGCTGAGTTGCAACTACCGTTGGGAAATTCTCGATAGCCAGCCTCGCGTGGTCGAGCACTGGACCAGTGACGGCGAGCACTTTCACTTTCGTTACGACTTCAAACAGCGCACTTCATGGGCGACCGACGTGCTGGGCCGTGAGCTGGAAGTCCACTACAACGCAGATCATCGCGTCATCGCCAGCCGTGATTACGGTGGCGAACACTACAAGATCGACATAGACGACAGCGGCAACATGACCGGCCTGACGCTGCCGGACGGCAATCGCCTGAAGCTCAAATACGACGAATATTCCCGACTCATTGAGGAAACTGACCCGCTGGGCCGTAGTGTCAAATACGCCTATCACCACCTGACCACGCTGGTGTCGTCGGTTTCGTACCCGGACGGCAGCGTCTGGAAGGCGCGCTACGACGACAAGGGCAACCTCATCGCCGAAATCGATGCACTCGGCCACAAAACCGAGTACCTCAACAGCGACGACGGTCTGCCGCACACTATCATCGACGCAACGCACAAATCCAAATACCTGTGGTGGAACGGCCTCGCGCAGGTGGAGCGTTTTCAGGACTGCTCAGGCAAAAGCACCTTCTACACCTACGACGACCGCGCTCACCTGATCGCGGTCACTGATGCGCTGAATCAAACGACAAAGCTCGAACGCAAACCCGACGGCGAAGTGCTGCGAATCGATCACCCAGACGGTACTGCAGAGTCCTTTACCTACAACGCCCTCGGCCAGGTCCTGACGCACACCGATGGCAAGGGCCAGACCACGCGTTTACTGCGCACCGCTCGCGGATTACCCAGCAGCCGACAGGACGCTAAAGGTCAGCGCATTCGATACGAGTACGACAAAGCCATCCGCCTCACCGCACTGGTTAACGAAAACAACACGGCCTATCAGTTTGCCTACGATGCTTCAGATCGCCTGATCGAAGAAAAACGCATCGACAACCTGACACGCCGTTTCAGCTACAACGTGGGCGGGCATCTGACGCGGGTCGATGAAATCGGCTATGGCGAGCGGGCCGAACGTCCACAGCGCAGCACTGAGTTTGAGCGCGACACAATTGGGCGTTTGCTTGCCAAGCTCAACGATGATGCACGTCAGGACTACACCTACGACGAAGGTGATCGCCTGCTGTCCATCGCGCGCTTGCCTACATCGATTGGTAAAAAACTCGGCGTCGGCGAAGAAACACTCTCGTTCGAATACGACCTCCTGGGCCGGCTAATCAAAGAGACCACACCCCAAGGCGCCCTGGACTACGAATACGATCCACTGAGCAACCTGACCACGCTGACCTTACCGACAGGCCAACACCTCAATCACCTGTACTACGGCAGCGGTCACCTGCACCAACTAAACCTCGACGGCCTGCTCATCAGCGACATGGAGCGCGATGACCTGCACCGCGAGGTCCTTCGCACCCAAGGCAAACTCACCAGTTGCTTCGGTTACGACGCCATGGGTCGCAAAAGCTGGCAGTTTGCATCGACGATGCCGGCTGAAAAGCTTTCGCAGATTCTGAACCCCGGCGACAACAGCCTACTGGTCGAACACGCGCAAAACCCGATCCACCGCCGCTACGAATACGACCCGGCCGGCGAACTGATCCGCACCCTCGACAAACTGCGCGGCGAGATCAAATACGAATACGAAGCCAACGGTCAGTTGCACAGCCGCGACACAGGCAAGCTCGCCGATAGCGAAGAGTTCAGGTACGACGCTGCGGCGAACAGGCTGAACTTCAACACCAGTCAGTTCGATCAGGTCAAAGACAACCGCATCAAGCGCTGGCGCGACCAGGAATATGCCTACGATGCGTGGGGCAACCTGATTGAAAAGCGGGTAGGGCTGAGCAAGCTGCAGACGTTCAGTTACGACTGCGAAAACCGTTTGGTCAAAGCTGAAATGCTGGTTAACGGCAAGCTTCAGAGCGTCGGCACCTACCGCTACGACAGCCTTGGGCGAAGAGTCGGGAAAACCTCCGAAATTGACGGCCAGACCGAACACAAGCATTTCCTTTGGCAAGGTCTGCGAATGCTGCGCGAAGAAACGCCGTGGCAGAGCAGTCTTTATGTCTACGAACCTGGTAGCTATGCACCGCTGGCGCGAGTGGACCAAAACGAAGGTGAAGAGAAGAAAAAGCTTTACTACTTTCACACCGACCAAATCGGCACGCCGCTGGAAATGACTGACGTTGATGGCAGCATTGTCTGGCAGGCGACGTACAAGGCTTGGGGCGAGGTTGAAACGTTTGCCGTCAACGACGTCGAGCAGAATCTGCGGTTTCAGGGTCAGTATTTCGACGACGAGACAGGGCTGCACTACAACACGTTTCGGTATTACGATCCGCAGGTGGGACGGTTTATTACGCAGGATCCGATTGGACTAAGTGGTGGGATCCACGTTTACCAATATGTCTTAAATCCCATCGACTACATTGACCCCTTGGGTCTTTCATTTAGTTCGGGTAAAGGTACACACAACGCCATCGCCACGCTTTATGATAGTGAAGGAAACGTAAAGGCGACCGGAGCTTGGCGCAGTGGCAACATGACGCCAGACGAGGCTGCGCTAGGTTTTCCAAAAAGCACACTTGCAACTCATACTGAAGCGAGGATTACCCGTGAACTACATCCGCAAGCAGTGGCAGGTGATCGACTCGTTATTGAAGGAGAATACCCTCCTTGCAATAGCTGTAAAGGTAAGATGAATAGCTTTAAAGGCGCTACGGGGGCAGATGTGGAGTATAAGTGGCCAGCCGGCAAGGGAGAGTCTGCAGAAACATGGAATGCCAAAGCGAAAGGCGCCAAGAAACTACCTATGTCAAGTTGTGGTTAATAAGGAAAAATATCAATGAAGAAATTCCTCGCCTCGGCGATAAAATGCTATAAAGAAGACGAAGTTTTAACCGTTGCATTGGGGGATGATGCCGAAGATCCAGATAATTTCTTAATTATTACGCGTCTAGACGACGAAGATAACGCTAGCGTAGATGATGGAATTGGCCTTCTGACAGATCAAGCTAAGTATGAGAAGTCCGGAGTTATAGCCAAGGTAATTTTGAGGTTGAATAAGCTGGAGATAGTAGTGAAACCTGAGTTTACGGAGTTTTATGGCTGCTCAAGTATTGTTGCGGAGTTTTTACCGAATGATAATGAGCTTTCCATAAATTACCTCAGTTTAAAAAAAGCGCTGCACCATATGTTTAGCGGTAGTCAAGTGGATTTTATTGTATAGCAGGTTAGACCATGTTCGGTCGTTTAATAGCGCGTCAGTGTTGTATCTCTTAATATAGAGTTTGCTTGACTTCTGGTGATGTTTAAGGGCGCAACGACCTGCACCGCGAGGTCCTTCGCACCCAAGGCAAACTCACCAGTTGCTTCGGTTACGACGCCATGGGTCGCAAACGCTGGCAGTTCGCATCGACGATGCCGGCTGAAAAGCTTTCGCAGATCCTGAACCCCGGCGACAACAGCCTGCTGGTCGAACACGCGCAAAACCCGATCCACCGCCGCTACGAATACGACCCGGCCGGCGAACTCATCCGCACCCTCGACAAACTGCGCGGCGAGATCAAGTACGAATACGAATACGAAGCGAACGGCTAACTACACAGCCGCGACACAGGCAAGCTCGTCGATAGTGAACAGTTCCGATAGGACGCTGCCGCGAACTGTTTGAACTTCAACACCAGCCAGCTTGACCGGTCAAAGACAACCGCATCAAGCGCCGGCTTACCATCGTTAAAACTCAAGCCAATAGGACCATGTTTTGTACGTTTTCAGCAGGTAAGCGCGACGCCCCGGCGCCGTTACCCGTGGTCCCGCAGCCTGAGCGCTGAGATCGAGGAGGCATCGCGTTTTTTACCGAATTCGCCGCGAATGCGCGCGATCTCTTCACGCAGCTTGTCCCGTACCAACATCTGGTCGTGCTCGGACAAGGATTCATACCAGCGGCGCTGAGCCGATCGGGTCGATGCGTCGTGCCCCCGGTCAGGAAGTGCGGACAGTATGGATTGAACAAAATCAGAGGCGGGGTCGGTTCCGTCCTCGGCGCGGTTATCCTTTGCGGCCGGGTCCATCGAGTTGCTCCTAATGACCGTCGTACGACGGGAAGGGGAATCACAGTCATCAAAAAATGGATGGATATCATCTTGCCTTGCGGTCATTAAAACAATACGGGCACTCGGGAAAAGTGACCGAGTCCGCAATGGGTCAATGCACCGCCCAGGACCGTGGCGCCGGTGTGTGAGTAAATTTCGAGATGCCTTTGACCCAGAAACGTCGGTGTGAGGTTTCATTGGGTGGCAGCAGCGGCTGGCTGGACCATTGATGCTGGCGCTTGGACTCTTCGCGCCATGCTTTCCACTCCATGGCTTCTGCGGTGTCTTTCGCTGCGCGTTCGTCATCGAACCAGCCAATCACAGAAACTTCGCCATGATCGCGGCCGTGTTCTACCAAGAGAAAAATGTCGTGCATACCTGTGCCTTTCACTGATCAAGTCCAGCCCACCTTTCGGGCTCTACTGATGGCTTATCGACACCGATGGAAGAATGTTTAGGTTTTGAAACACTCGCGCTGACCAGCGGTGCCGCGCGCCAGAGCGGCACACGATGGATCAGGGGTTGTTATTTAGGCAGGGGCGTCAGGATTTCCCCGTTGTCGTCCAGCAGGATGAACACCAGCAGTTTTGCCGGCTGGGTGGTGCTGGCGTTTCTGGATTCGTAGTGCTTCGAACCGGCAGGCTCGTACCAGGTCTGACCGGCCTTGTAAGTGATCGCTTTGCCGTCGTTGACCCGCGAAATCACCTCGCCCTCCAGCACATAGGCAATCGCACTGCCGCTGTGGCTATGGGGGATGGACACTTGCCCGGGTTTGTAGTCGACGGTCAGCACCGTGGCTTTTTTACCCGGCGCGTTGAGCATCGGGTGAGTCTCCAGCACGGTGACTTTCTCGTGTTCGGCATCGTGGGCTTGCGCGTTGAATGTCATTGGCAGCGAAAGGGTCAGGCAAGACAGGCTGGCTGCGAGCAATCTGATCGGGTTCATGATCGGTCCTCAGTGAACGAAGTGATAGATGACACGCTATGCCTGCGTGCCCATCCGTCACACCGCCAATCTGGGGAAAGATCATGAGGCCAATTTCAAATCGGGTACTTCACAGGACTGAAATGGGGTAATCCACGATCAGGCGAAACTCGTTCTGGTCACCCTCGGCCTGGTCGGCGTTGCCGCGATGCCACGCCTGACGGATACGAAACGACAGGTTTTTGGCCGGCCCGTCCTGTATCACGTACTTGGCTTCCAGGTTGGTTTCGTGGTGCTTGCCGTCTTCGCCGTAGCCATAGGCTCGGTAGGGGCTGTCGACGGCCATTTTGGTCCCGTCGATGTCGCGACCGTTGGCGTAGCGGGCCATGAAACTCAGCCCCGGAATACCGTAGGCGCTCATGGCCAGGTCATAGCGCGCCTGCCAGGATTTCTCGCCCGGGCCGTTGAAGTCGGAGTACTGAATGGAGTTGGCCAGGAAGATCGAATCGCCGGTCGTGCCCGGGCCGTTATCACCGAACGCTACATAGTCGAACGGCTCGTCCCCATGGACTTTCTGGTAGGCGAGGGTAAAGGTGTGACCGGCCATGAAGTTATAGGCCGCAGCCAATGACCACGTGGTGTTGTCGATGCTGCCCGCCTTGGCCTGGCCTTCATCGAGCGTGCGGTAAATGTTGAAATCGAACGTCAGCGACTGATCGCTCGGCATGGCCAGTACATAGTTGGCGTTACCGTAATACTGTCGCCAGATGTCCTCAAACTCCGATCCGTACAACTGGACGCTGAGGGCGTCATTGATCGCGTACTTGCCGCCAACGAAATCGACGCTGTTGGTCGTGACGTTGGCATAACTGGCAAACAGCTCATTGCTTGCGCTGGTGTGTTGTGGACCGTTGCCGGCCGTGAAGTGTCCGCCCTCAAGGTCCAAGCCGGTGATTTCACTGCTTTGGAGACTGAAGCCCGTCGCGGTTTGCGGGAAAAGCCGTGTACCGCCCGCTGCGAACACCGGTGCGGTGGGTTGCAAGGTTCCCCATTTGAGTTCGGTTTTGGATAGGCGCGCTTTAAGGGCGCCACCTGCGGTTGAAAACTCGTCTTCCGGACTGCCGCTGCTGTCCACCGGGATGTTGCCGGTGCCCGAATGCCCGGCGCCGCCATCCAGTTTCAGGCCGTACCAACCGTAAGCATCGACGCCGAATCCGACGGTGCCCGGCGTAAAGCCGGAACTGAAGTTGGCCATGGCCGCCTGGGACCAGTCCCGTCGGTCCCCAGCGCCACTCTTGCCGTCGCGATTGAAGTAATAGTTGCGTAACAGCACATTCAGTTTTGCGTCTTCGACAAAGCCTTTGGCATCGGCCTGATCACTGACGAAGGGTTCTGCTTCTACGGATTGGACATATCCTGCTGAAACCGCCAGGGCGATCAGGCTCAGGCTTATCACTCTCATAATGGCATTACCTCTAGGGTCTTTGAGGCAGCTTGCTATTACTTCAATCAGTAATAACGCCAACTGGCCCGCAAGACGCAAAGGATAATCGGTGATTTTCAGTTCGCCACTTTACGCGCGCAATCAACACGCCAACGGCAGGTTTTCTGACGATTGGTTTAGTTAACAGGCAATTAACCCGTTTTTCTAAAGTGGAGGTTCATCCATGGCACTGCGTTTCCGACGATCAGCGCGTACCCGGCAGGCTGCACCGTTCGATGTCGCTTTCGAACGCCACCTGGCGCACGAAACGATTGGTGAGCAGGCCGTTGAGGTTTTCATTGCTCGGTTTAGCAAAGTGTTCGGACATGGCCTGGCAGGATTTCCACTGAACGCTGATTACCCACACGTCACTGTCGTTTTCATCCTGGCTCAGGGCACTGTGCTGGCAACCGGGGAGGCGCTGGAGGTTGCTGACGACTGTGTTCAAGTATTCGCCCAGCTCTTGCGAGCGGCCGTGGGCTGCGTAAATTCGGACCGTATTGCTGGCTTCCTGGTTTTCCGGGGTCATGCAGGTTCTCCATCGCACCGAGATCGTTCTCAACCGTTGCCATATTAGTGGGGACCGGCGCAATTGCCAGTATCCAATAGAGCAATTGACCAGGAGACCAATCAAGGAGAGGGAGTCAGGAATGAATGATCGAGCTTGCTCACGGTTTTAGCGGATTCAACCCCGTGTGCGGGATGACAGTGCGCTGTCGTAATCAAGCTCGATAGGGGAGCGTGTGAGAGGGCGTAGAATTATTTACTGCCGCTGGATCCACCGCTGCCGCCGCTGGTGCCGCCACCGCCGCCGCTGCCGCCCATGCCATTATCGTTGCTCATGCCGCCACCCTGACCGGCAGTGCCATTGCCGTTCGAACTGCCCATGCCCTTGGTGCCGGGTGTGGAACTGTTTCCGGTTTTAGGGGTGCCGTCTGTGTCAGGACCCTGACTGCTGGTGCGTGGACCAGTGGTGTTCGAATCGACCGGGTCGGTCGGCCCCGTGGAGCCCGCGAAAGCGGAACCCGTCGCGACGGCGAGGAGGCTGGCCAGGGTCAGCGCGGTCAGTTTTGACTTGATCATGATGTGAATCCCTTTGTTGTCGTGGATACACATTGGTCTGGTGGCCGTCAGCAGACGTGCAGTCTTGCCGACAGACGGTCATCTGTTCGTGATGGCTGAAAAAAGCAGAGGCCGCAAAACCTCGAAACAAATCTGACGAAAGAGGCCATCGCGAAATAAACGCTGCCGAGGAAACCCGAGCGTGCGGGGCGGTCCTTTTGCCTTCTGATTGTCACAATTGAACCGAGAATGGGGCCTGTAGACCGCATATTTGTGCTCGATGTGGCGCATTGATATTAAATTCCCCCGAAGTAGACAACCCCCGTTTTCTTCAATGAAAACGGGGGTTTTGTTTTTACAGCCTGTAGGAAATCACCTACATCACGAGGCTAATTTCGACTGGTGTCTAAAGACTGTCATCAAACAGAAATGTTTCGGGTTTTAAATCTGCATCGGGTCTTCAACTGTGACCGCACAACACAAATTCTTCTGCTGAGGTATTGCCGTGAATCTGCTGACAAAAACACGCCTGTCGCTCCTGCTGGCTTCGATGTGCCTGACTGGAATGGCACACGCTACGGACGTCACTGGTGCTGGTTCGAGCTTCGTTTTCCCTGTCATCTCCAAATGGGCGACCGACTACAGCAAGAGCACTGATACCAAGATCAACTACCAGTCCATCGGTTCGGGCGGTGGTATCGCTCAAATCAAGGCGGCAACCGTGGACTTCGGCGCTTCCGATGCTCCTATGAAAGCCGAAGAGCTGGACTCGCTTAAGCTGGGTCAATTCCCTAGCGTGATCGGCGGTATCGTTCCGGTCATCAACGTGGAAGGCATCGAAACTGGCAAGCTGGAACTGAGCGGCAAGGTCCTGGCTGACATTTTCCAGGGCAAGATCACCAAGTGGAACGATCCAGCGATCGCTGCACTGAACAAAGGCCTGAAGCTGCCTGAAACCAACATCACCGTCGTTCACCGTTCTGACGGCTCGGGCACTTCGTTCAACTTCACCAACTACCTGGCCAAAGTCAGCCCGGACTGGAAATCAGCGATTGGCGAAGGCTCTGCCGTTCAATGGCCGGTCGGTGTAGGTGGCAAGGGTAACGAAGGTGTGGCTGCTTACGTAAAACAGATCAAAGGTTCGATCGGTTACGTTGAGTTCGCCTACGCCAAGACCAACAACATCTCCTATGCCAAGCTGGAAAACTCGGCTGGCAAGGTTGTCGAGCCTAGCGCCAAGGCCTTCGCAGCAGCCGCTGCCACTGCCAAGTGGGAAGACGCCAAAGACTTCAACCTGATCATGACCAACGCCCCGGGCGCTGACGCATGGCCAATCACGGCGACCACCTGGATCATCATGTACAAGGAACCGAAGAACGCCGAGAAGAGCGCTGCTGCGTTCGACTTCTTCAAATGGTCCCTGGAAAAAGGTCAGGCTCAAGCCGAGTCGCTGGACTACGTACCTCTGCCTAAAGAGCTGGTCAGCAAGATCGAAAACTACTGGAAAACCGAGTTCAAGAAGTAACTCGACGTTATCCGGCTTACCCCTGTCATCGAGCGCTCGGTGACAGGGTTTCCTTGCGAGTGGACCCACCATGACTGAAAACACCCAATATATGTCCGCTGTGATTCCGGATGTGACATCCGAGAGCGAAAAACGCGCGGCCCGCGATCACCGACACGACGCCTGGTTCCGGCGCACGATGCTGGGAGCGGCTCTGTTGGTGCTGCTATTGCTGGCGAGCATCGCCGGCTCGACACTCTGGGGCGGTGCCCTGGCGTTCAAAACGTTTGGCTTTGAATTTCTTACCAGCACTGAATGGGATGCGGTCAACGGCCATTTCGGCGCGTTGGTCCCGATCTACGGCACCTTGGTGACATCCTTTCTCGCGCTGCTGATCGCCGTTCCGGTGAGTTTCGGCATCGCGATTTTTCTGACTGAAGTGGCGCCGCCCTGGTTGCGGATGCCGATTGCCTCCGCGGTCGAACTGCTGGCGGGCATTCCTTCGATTATTTACGGCATGTGGGGCCTGTTCGTGTTCGGCCCGTTCATGGCCGAATACATGGCGCCCTGGATCAACGACAACCTCGGCGCGCTGCCGCTGATCGGTCAGATCTTCCAGGGTCCGCCACTGGGCATCGGCATGCTGACCGCCGGCATCGTCCTGGCCATCATGATCACGCCATTCATTACCTCGGTGATGACCGAAGTGTTCCGCAGCGTACCCATCGCGCTTAAAGAGTCGGCATACGCCCTCGGCGGCACGACCTGGGAAGTGGTCTGGGACATCGTTCTGCCTTACACGCGCTCGGCCGTGGTCGGCGGGATTTTCCTGGGCTTGGGTCGCGCACTGGGTGAAACCATGGCCGTGACCTTCGTGCTCGGTAACGCTCACCAGTTCTCCGCGTCTCTGATGATGCCGAGCAGCTCGATTGCGTCGGTGATCGCCAACGAGTTCAGCGAGGCTTATACCGACCTGCATCGCTCGTCGCTGATCGCGTTGGGCTTCCTGCTGTTTGTCGTCACTTTCATCGTGCTGGCGATTGCCCGTCTGATGCTGTCCCGTCTGTCGCGCAAGGAGGGTCTATGAGTAAGCCCGATAACGAAAACCTGTACCGGGCCCGCGCGTTCAAGAACATGATCGCGATGGTCCTCAGCTGCGGCGCCACCGTCTTCGGTTTGCTGTGGCTGGTGTGGATCCTGCTGACCACCATCATCAACGGTTTCCAGGCACTGAACCTGCGTCTGTTCACCGACATGACCCCGCCACCGGGTTCGGCCGGCGGTCTGGCCAACGCCTTTTACGGCAGCTTCCTGATGTCCGGCATCGGCCTGTTGATCGGTACGCCGATCGGCCTGATGGCCGGTATCTGGCTGGCGGAATTCGCCCGTCACTCCAAGCTGGGCAACGCGGTTCGCTTCATCAACGACATCCTGCTGTCGGCGCCTTCGATTGTGCTGGGCTTGTTCGTGTACACCGCCGTGATCCTGCCAGTCAGCGCTCTGACCAACCATCAGGTCGGCTTCTCGGCCATTGCCGGCGCGCTGGCCCTGGCCTTGCTGGTGATTCCGGTCGTGGTCCGCACCACCGATGAGATGCTCCAGTTGCAACCGTCGACCATGCGCGAAGCGGCACTGGCGCTCGGTGTGCCGCAGTGGAAGCTGACCCTGCAGATCGTGCTGCGCGCCGCCAAGGCGGGCGTGGTCACCGGTGTGCTGCTGGCACTCGCCCGCATCACCGGCGAAACAGCGCCATTGCTGTTCACCGCCTTCGGTAACCAGTTCTGGAGCAGCAACGTTCTCAAACCGATTGCAAGCGTTCCCGTGGTGATCTTCCAGTACGCGATGAGCCCGTTCGATGACTGGCATTCCCTGGCCTGGGCCGGTGCCTTGATTCTGACCTTGTTCGTACTGGTGCTGAGCCTCAGCTCCCGTCTTCTCCTTTTGCGCAATAAGGCATCCTGATGAATAACCTTTCCCTTGCCGACGAAAAAACCAAGATTCAGGTACGCGGCCTCGATTTCTTCTACAACGGTCATCGCTCGCTGAAATCGGTCGACATGACCATTCCAGAGAAGCGCATCACCGCAATCATCGGTCCGTCGGGTTGCGGCAAGTCGACCTTGTTGCGCGTGTTCAACCGCATCTATTCGATGTACCCGAAGCAGGAAGCCAAGGGTGAAGTGATCCTGAACGGCGAAAACATCCTGGCCCCTGGCTATTCGATGAACCGCCTGCGCAGTCACGTGGGCATGGTGTTTCAGAAGCCGGTCCCGTTCCCGATGTCGATTTACGACAACATCGCCTACGCCGTGCGTCACCACGAAAAACTATCCCGTCGCGAGATGGAAGAGCGTGTGGAAGAAGCCCTGCGTGGCGCGGCGTTGTGGGATGAGGTGAAAGACAAGCTCAAGCAAAGCGCGCAGAGCCTGTCCGGTGGTCAGCAACAGCGTCTGTGCATTGCACGGACCATCGCGCTGCGTCCACAAGTGTTGCTGCTCGACGAACCGACCTCGGCGCTCGATCCGATCTCCACCGGCCGCATCGAACAGCTGATCACCGAGCTCAAAGAGCAGTTCACCGTGGTCATCGTGACCCACAATATGCAGCAGGCGGCGCGCTGCTCGGATTACACCGCGTTCATGTTCATGGGTGAACTGATCGAGCACGGCGACACCGACACCATCTTCAC
Proteins encoded:
- the pstA gene encoding phosphate ABC transporter permease PstA; the encoded protein is MSKPDNENLYRARAFKNMIAMVLSCGATVFGLLWLVWILLTTIINGFQALNLRLFTDMTPPPGSAGGLANAFYGSFLMSGIGLLIGTPIGLMAGIWLAEFARHSKLGNAVRFINDILLSAPSIVLGLFVYTAVILPVSALTNHQVGFSAIAGALALALLVIPVVVRTTDEMLQLQPSTMREAALALGVPQWKLTLQIVLRAAKAGVVTGVLLALARITGETAPLLFTAFGNQFWSSNVLKPIASVPVVIFQYAMSPFDDWHSLAWAGALILTLFVLVLSLSSRLLLLRNKAS
- the pstC gene encoding phosphate ABC transporter permease subunit PstC, producing MTENTQYMSAVIPDVTSESEKRAARDHRHDAWFRRTMLGAALLVLLLLASIAGSTLWGGALAFKTFGFEFLTSTEWDAVNGHFGALVPIYGTLVTSFLALLIAVPVSFGIAIFLTEVAPPWLRMPIASAVELLAGIPSIIYGMWGLFVFGPFMAEYMAPWINDNLGALPLIGQIFQGPPLGIGMLTAGIVLAIMITPFITSVMTEVFRSVPIALKESAYALGGTTWEVVWDIVLPYTRSAVVGGIFLGLGRALGETMAVTFVLGNAHQFSASLMMPSSSIASVIANEFSEAYTDLHRSSLIALGFLLFVVTFIVLAIARLMLSRLSRKEGL
- the pstB gene encoding phosphate ABC transporter ATP-binding protein PstB is translated as MNNLSLADEKTKIQVRGLDFFYNGHRSLKSVDMTIPEKRITAIIGPSGCGKSTLLRVFNRIYSMYPKQEAKGEVILNGENILAPGYSMNRLRSHVGMVFQKPVPFPMSIYDNIAYAVRHHEKLSRREMEERVEEALRGAALWDEVKDKLKQSAQSLSGGQQQRLCIARTIALRPQVLLLDEPTSALDPISTGRIEQLITELKEQFTVVIVTHNMQQAARCSDYTAFMFMGELIEHGDTDTIFTKPSKTQTEDYITGRFG